GAATGGGTCGTTGATCGCACTCTGGCTGGCACCAGTGTCGACGATGAAAGTGAGCGGCTGTGACTCTCCGATAGTGACCTTCACCAGGATGAGGCCGGCGAAAGGCTCGTAGGTCATTTCATGTACGCACGAAGGCGGTACGTCGGTTTTGCCCATTTCCAGCCCGACCGCAACCCGCCCAGCCACAAGTGAAAGAACACCTATTGCCAGGAATATGAGCAAGCATCTTCGAAGAATCATTGGCCCAACAGTTTAGCCCTTCATTTTGGATCTCGCGTCATTGGATTCGATCGTCCCTTTGGATGCAGGATGGACCGCCTTTTCTTTTGCCTGGACCACCGTGACATCCAGGCTGAATCACGCCACACGGCGCTGCATCGGATCGTCGAAATAAATAAGCAGAATGTCTTTGCGCGGTTACCTGGGCCCGTGGCGGCTCATTCGAGCTCGACCAGGAGCTCACCGCCATCCACTGTCTCGCCCGCCCGGGCATGGACCGCTGATACCTTGCCGGCCTGTTCCGCCGCCAGCTCGTTTTCCATTTTCATGGCCTCGAGCACGACCAGCGACTGTCCTGGCTCGACCGTATCTCCGGGCTTGACCTTGACCGACACCACCTTCCCTGGGATCGGCGCTGTCACGCGGCTGGGTCCGGTTTCTCGCGCGGCGCTCACCGCTTCCACCGCTTCCGCTGGGGTCAGAACTTCGAAGTCGAACTCCCTCTGGCTGACGCCGATGCGCCAGTTTCCGTTTCCGCCGTTCTGATAGGAGATCTGCAAACTGCGTCCACTATCCGGAAATCGCAGAGACGCCACTGCGCCGTCGAGGCGAACGAGCTCGAGATCGTGTCGTCGACCGTCACATACGACCGTGAACTGGATGCCGTTCTGCTCGACATCGATCTCTTCGGACGAACCGCCGCCGCGAACGACCCACCTCATCGGGGGAACCTCCCGTGCAGGACCCGCAATCCTTCCCTCCACCAATCGCTTTCATGACCGCCTGCGAAGAGATCCCGGGGCAGGCGGCCCGCCGAGGCGGTAGCGAGGCATGCGGCGACCATCATCGCCGCGCGCTCGGCCTCGGGATCCTGCTCGCCGTGCAGCTTCTCGAGGTCACCCGAAGCGAGGAGCTGGTCGAGAAAACCAGTGTGGTAACCCGCTGTTTGGAACGCTTCCATTTCGACCAGCGCACGGAATAGAGTGAGTGTTGTCGAAACGCCACTCACCTGAAACTCGGAAAGTGCCCTGTGGAGGCGCTTGAGTGCCGTGTCCCGATCGGACGCCCACACAACGAGCTTGGCCAGCATCGGATCGTAATCGAGGGGTACGACGCTCGACTCCATGACACCGGAATCGAGCCTCACCCCCGGCCCACCCGGCCGCACCCAGAGCGAGATCCGCCCCGGAGACGGCGCGAAGTTTCTCAGCGGGTCCTCGGCGTAGATCCTGCACTCGATGGCATGCCCACGCGGGACGAGGTCCTCCTGTCGCAGGGAAAGGGGCTCACCGAGGGCGAGGTTGATCTGTTCCTGGACCAGGTCGACGCCGTAGACCTCTTCGGTGATCGGATGCTCGACCTGCAGACGTGTGTTCATTTCGAGGAAGTAGAAGGCCCCCTCCGGGTCGAGCAGGAACTCCACCGTGCCCAGCGAGTAGTACTTCGAAGCGTTGACAATCGCGAGCGCGGCTTCGCCCAATTGGGCCCGAAGCTCGGGCCCGACGACCGGCGAAGGGCACTCTTCGACCACTTTCTGGTGGCGCCGCTGGATCGAACACTCGCGCTCGCCGACGTAGACCGCATTCCCCTCGCGGTCGGCCACGACCTGCACCTCGATGTGGCGAGGCGACTCGACCAATCGCTCGACATAGACTCTGGCATCGCCAAAGTAGGCCTGTCCCTCGGAGCACGCGCGCTCATAGGCGGCAGCGAGCTCCCGGCGGTCGGAAACGACGCGCATACCCTTTCCGCCACCCCCGGCAACCGCCTTCAACAGAACCGGCAAACCATTCTCATCGACGAACGTTTCCAGCTCTGCAACTTCGGAGATCGGCTCCATCAGACCCGGAATGACCGGCGCTCCGGCTCTGCCAGCAAGCTTGCGTGATTCGGTCTTCGACCCCATCACGCGCATCGCGGTGGGCGGTGGTCCGACCCAGGTCAGCCCGGCCGCTTCGACCTTTTCCGCGAAGTCCGCGTTTTCGGCCAGAAAGCCGTATCCCGGATGGAGAAGATCGGCGCCACTCTCATCCGCAGCTGCCAACAGCTTGTCCATGTCGAGGTAGCTCCGGGCCGCCGGCGCCGGACCGATCGGGTAGCTCGCATCGGCCATCAATACGTGTGGCGCGAGCCGGTCGACATCCGAGTAGACACTGACGGTTCCGATACCCATCTCGCGGCAGGCGCGGATGATCCGCACCGCAATCTCCCCCCGGTTGGCAATCAGGAGCTTCATGTGTAGAAGCCGGGGGGAAGGTCGGGGAATCCCCAATCCGAAATCCGAAATCCGAAATCTTCCAGGCAGCCGTTCGTCATTCCCAATTCCTGATTCCCAATTCCCAATTCCTAATTCCTAATTCCTAATTCCTACAAGGGTATATTCGCGTGCTTTTTCGCCGGCATCGAATCCCGTTTGGTCTGCAGCATGGCGAAGGCGGAGGCCAGCTTGCGGCGCAGGGCGCGCGGTTTGATGACCTCGTCAAGGTAGCCCTTCGCGGCCGCTTCGAACGGATTGGCGAACAATTCCTGATATTCCGCGACCCGGCGTGCTCGCTCCGCCTCGGGATCATCGGATCCTTCGATCTCTCCCCGGTAGAGGATGTTGACCGCCCCCTGAGCACCCATCACCGCGATCTCCGCAGTCGGGAAAGCCAAGTTGATGTCGGTCCTGATGTGCTTGGAACCCATCACACAATAGGCACCGCCGTATGCCTTTCGGGTGATCACAGTAACTTTCGGCACGGTCGCTTCGGCCAGCGCGAAAAGCAATTTGGCACCGTGACGTATGATGCCGCCGAACTCCTGTTCGGTGCCGGGGAGAAAGCCGGGCACATCCTCGACGATCCACAGCGGAATGTTGAAGGCATCGCAGAAGCGAACGAAGCGCGCACCCTTGATTGACGCATTGATGTCGAGGACTCCCGCAAGGTGGGCCGGCTGGTTGGCGATCACTCCGATCGCGCGCCCCCCAACCCGGGTGAAACCGACGACGATATTCTTGGCGAAGTGTTGGTGGACCTCGAAGAATTCATCGTCGTCCGCCGCCCAGCGAATCAGCTTCGTGATGTCGTAGGGTTTGTTCGGGTCCGAGGGCACGAAGTCATCGAGCTCCGGAATCTCTCGATCGAGCGGATCTTCCGTAGACACCACCGGCGGCCGCTCGGCGTTGTTGGAAGGCAGAAAGGAAAGCAGGCGACGGATGGACGCCAGGCATTCGGTGTCGCCGGGGGCGGCAAAATGCGCCACTCCGGAGACGGAGTTGTGGGTCATCGCCCCTCCGAGCTTTTCCTTGGTGACCTCCTCGTGGGTCACCGTCTTGATGACCTCGGGTCCGGTGACGAACATGTAGGAGGTGGTCTCGACCATGAAGACGAAGTCGGTGATCGCCGGTGAGTAGACCGCGCCTCCGGCGCAGGGGCCCATGATGGCGGAAATCTGCGGCACGACACCCGAGGCGAGGGTATTTCGAAGGAAAATGTCGGCATAGCCGGCCAGCGAGGCGACGCCTTCCTGGATCCTCGCACCACCGGAATCGTTGAGGCCGATGACTGGCGCTCCGACCTTGACCGCAAGGTCCATGATTTTGCAGATCTTGGCCGCATTGGCCTCGGACAGCGAGCCGCCGAACACGGTGAAATCCTGTGCAAAAACGAACACCGTCCGACCGTGCACCTGTCCGTGTCCCGCAACGACTCCGTCGCCCGGGGTTTTCCTGTCCCCCATGCCGAAATCGGTGCAGCCGTGCTCGACCAGAGCATCCACTTCTTCGAAACTGCCTTCGTCGAGAAACTGCTCGATCCGTTCGCGGGCCGTCAACTTCCCTTGCCTGTGCTGGCGGTCGATTTTGTCCTCTCCACCACCACGGCGGTTGGAGGCCAGCCGCTCCTCCAATCGATCGACAACATCGCGGCTCATGCCTGTCCTCCCTTACCCAGAGCATTCTACCCCGGTCCGTCTCGCGACCGGTCGCGCCCAGTTACCATGATGTATGCGCCGGGTGACCCCTGCTGCCACGCCCCTCGATCCGGAATGGATGCAGCTCCTGTCGGACCGATGCGCCGAACTGCGTGGCGGTGGTGCCCGGTTCGAGGACCTCTATATCGAGCAAAGACTCGAGATCCGTGCGGCGAGAACCAGCAACGACTTTGATGTGGCATGGTGCAGGCTCGAGGGAGCGGCAGCTCGTTGGCGATCGCCGACGAGGACCATCCTGCATGCGCGAACCGGGCTTTCGCCACATTTTCTCGGCGAGCTCCTCGGTCGTCAGGCCGACCGGGTGGCTTTGCCGCCGTTGCGGCCGACACAGCCCGCAGAGATGAACTCCCCACGGGGTTGGCTGGATTGGGCGCGACAGGTGGCTTCACGGGTGGCTCCGG
The window above is part of the Acidobacteriota bacterium genome. Proteins encoded here:
- a CDS encoding acetyl-CoA carboxylase biotin carboxylase subunit yields the protein MKLLIANRGEIAVRIIRACREMGIGTVSVYSDVDRLAPHVLMADASYPIGPAPAARSYLDMDKLLAAADESGADLLHPGYGFLAENADFAEKVEAAGLTWVGPPPTAMRVMGSKTESRKLAGRAGAPVIPGLMEPISEVAELETFVDENGLPVLLKAVAGGGGKGMRVVSDRRELAAAYERACSEGQAYFGDARVYVERLVESPRHIEVQVVADREGNAVYVGERECSIQRRHQKVVEECPSPVVGPELRAQLGEAALAIVNASKYYSLGTVEFLLDPEGAFYFLEMNTRLQVEHPITEEVYGVDLVQEQINLALGEPLSLRQEDLVPRGHAIECRIYAEDPLRNFAPSPGRISLWVRPGGPGVRLDSGVMESSVVPLDYDPMLAKLVVWASDRDTALKRLHRALSEFQVSGVSTTLTLFRALVEMEAFQTAGYHTGFLDQLLASGDLEKLHGEQDPEAERAAMMVAACLATASAGRLPRDLFAGGHESDWWREGLRVLHGRFPR
- a CDS encoding methylmalonyl-CoA carboxyltransferase — protein: MSRDVVDRLEERLASNRRGGGEDKIDRQHRQGKLTARERIEQFLDEGSFEEVDALVEHGCTDFGMGDRKTPGDGVVAGHGQVHGRTVFVFAQDFTVFGGSLSEANAAKICKIMDLAVKVGAPVIGLNDSGGARIQEGVASLAGYADIFLRNTLASGVVPQISAIMGPCAGGAVYSPAITDFVFMVETTSYMFVTGPEVIKTVTHEEVTKEKLGGAMTHNSVSGVAHFAAPGDTECLASIRRLLSFLPSNNAERPPVVSTEDPLDREIPELDDFVPSDPNKPYDITKLIRWAADDDEFFEVHQHFAKNIVVGFTRVGGRAIGVIANQPAHLAGVLDINASIKGARFVRFCDAFNIPLWIVEDVPGFLPGTEQEFGGIIRHGAKLLFALAEATVPKVTVITRKAYGGAYCVMGSKHIRTDINLAFPTAEIAVMGAQGAVNILYRGEIEGSDDPEAERARRVAEYQELFANPFEAAAKGYLDEVIKPRALRRKLASAFAMLQTKRDSMPAKKHANIPL
- a CDS encoding biotin/lipoyl-binding protein; this translates as MRWVVRGGGSSEEIDVEQNGIQFTVVCDGRRHDLELVRLDGAVASLRFPDSGRSLQISYQNGGNGNWRIGVSQREFDFEVLTPAEAVEAVSAARETGPSRVTAPIPGKVVSVKVKPGDTVEPGQSLVVLEAMKMENELAAEQAGKVSAVHARAGETVDGGELLVELE